Proteins co-encoded in one Ensifer sp. PDNC004 genomic window:
- a CDS encoding ATP-grasp domain-containing protein: protein MAYRSFKILVSSAGRRVGLIECFRRAARALDIDIQMLACDLDPDMSAACAVADRAFAVPAYNHPEFTGRLAEIARAHDVRLLVPTIDPELVPLAAAARDFARFDCRVHVSTPPVIDVVRDKLETMRVLEAAGVSVPRTGMLEEVRGELSRWNWPLFLKPNAGSASRSISMVRSMADLPETTAEPMILQQYLDGPEHTVNAFVDDGGTLQSVISHRRLRIRAGEVEKGVTERHPVHRAMAEGILRALPDLRGAFCFQVMDDRLTGPRVIEINARFGGGYPLVDHAGATFAQWLLEEVAGLSRTAHDDWREGVLMLRYDAAVFRG, encoded by the coding sequence ATGGCGTACCGGTCGTTCAAGATCCTTGTCTCTTCCGCAGGAAGACGTGTTGGCCTGATCGAGTGCTTTCGTCGGGCAGCACGCGCGCTGGACATCGATATCCAGATGCTGGCCTGCGACCTTGATCCTGACATGAGCGCCGCCTGCGCCGTCGCTGACCGGGCCTTCGCGGTCCCTGCCTATAATCACCCGGAGTTCACCGGCCGCCTGGCGGAGATCGCGCGGGCGCATGATGTGCGCCTGCTCGTGCCTACGATCGATCCCGAACTCGTGCCGCTTGCGGCCGCGGCTAGGGATTTCGCCCGTTTCGATTGCCGCGTGCATGTGAGCACTCCGCCTGTCATCGACGTTGTGCGTGACAAACTCGAAACCATGCGCGTGCTCGAAGCGGCCGGAGTGTCGGTCCCGCGAACCGGCATGCTGGAGGAGGTTCGCGGCGAGCTTTCCCGTTGGAACTGGCCGCTGTTCCTCAAGCCCAATGCCGGGAGCGCAAGCCGCTCGATCAGCATGGTGCGCTCAATGGCCGATCTGCCGGAAACGACCGCAGAGCCGATGATCCTGCAGCAATATCTCGACGGCCCTGAGCATACGGTCAATGCGTTCGTCGATGACGGCGGCACCTTGCAGTCGGTCATTTCGCATCGGCGCTTGCGCATAAGGGCAGGCGAAGTCGAAAAGGGCGTCACCGAGCGTCATCCGGTGCATCGGGCGATGGCCGAGGGCATTTTGCGGGCGTTGCCGGACTTGCGTGGCGCATTCTGTTTCCAGGTCATGGACGATCGGCTCACCGGCCCGCGGGTGATCGAAATCAATGCCCGTTTCGGCGGGGGCTATCCGCTCGTGGACCATGCCGGCGCGACCTTTGCCCAATGGCTGCTGGAGGAAGTGGCGGGCTTGTCGAGAACGGCGCACGACGATTGGCGTGAAGGCGTGCTGATGCTGCGATACGATGCGGCGGTCTTCAGGGGATAG
- a CDS encoding glycosyltransferase family 4 protein, with protein sequence MFVLSGLGAGGAEKVVNILARHRSARGDDVHVLALNAETPETYFAYDRSVRVEALGGGSTVPVFRTAERIARLRARLRALSPDLVISFLTKVNIMVVLASRGLGLRLVLSERNNFNTQDMNGLWRLARPLAAHLAERLVMQTTEAANSLPPVLKAKAVIIPNPITLQHVRDRQSGTSTRLLAVGRLDRQKGFDLLIDAFADVAGRAPNMTLTIFGEGPERPALEEQVRRLGLSNRVRLPGTTKSPVEWINAGDIFVLSSRFEGFPNVLLEAMSAGLASIAFDCPWGPSEIIDTPAVGMLVPREDTHRLADAMARLAADATLRQQIGAMGARAVAARYAIQSVLQQWDDVIAGPDQAQALYPAARVST encoded by the coding sequence GTGTTCGTGCTTTCGGGGCTTGGTGCCGGCGGCGCAGAAAAGGTCGTCAACATCCTCGCGCGCCATCGCTCGGCCCGCGGTGACGACGTGCACGTGCTCGCCCTCAATGCGGAAACCCCTGAGACCTATTTCGCCTACGACCGGTCCGTCCGCGTCGAAGCGCTCGGCGGCGGCTCGACGGTGCCTGTGTTCAGGACGGCCGAGCGTATCGCCCGATTGCGCGCGCGCCTGCGCGCCCTGTCGCCCGACCTCGTCATCTCCTTTCTGACGAAGGTCAACATCATGGTCGTGCTTGCCAGCCGCGGCCTCGGCCTCCGGCTCGTGCTTTCCGAACGAAACAACTTCAACACGCAAGATATGAACGGGCTGTGGCGATTGGCGCGGCCGCTGGCGGCCCACCTGGCGGAGCGGCTGGTGATGCAGACGACGGAAGCGGCCAATTCGCTGCCGCCGGTCCTCAAAGCCAAGGCCGTGATCATCCCCAACCCGATCACGCTTCAGCATGTGCGTGACAGACAGTCAGGCACCAGCACCCGGCTGCTGGCCGTCGGCCGCCTGGACAGGCAGAAGGGCTTCGACCTGCTGATAGACGCCTTTGCCGATGTCGCCGGGCGCGCGCCGAACATGACGCTGACCATCTTCGGCGAGGGCCCGGAACGGCCGGCGCTCGAGGAACAGGTCCGACGCCTCGGCCTTTCGAACCGCGTTCGGCTGCCCGGCACGACGAAATCGCCGGTCGAATGGATCAATGCCGGCGATATCTTCGTCCTCAGTTCGCGCTTCGAAGGGTTCCCGAACGTGCTGCTGGAGGCAATGTCAGCCGGCCTTGCCAGCATCGCCTTTGATTGCCCCTGGGGACCGTCAGAAATCATCGACACGCCAGCCGTTGGCATGCTCGTCCCCAGGGAGGACACGCACCGGCTGGCAGACGCCATGGCCCGCCTGGCGGCCGACGCAACGCTCCGCCAGCAGATCGGCGCGATGGGCGCGCGCGCGGTTGCCGCGCGCTACGCCATCCAGTCTGTCCTTCAGCAATGGGACGATGTCATCGCGGGGCCTGATCAGGCCCAGGCGCTTTACCCGGCAGCGCGCGTATCGACCTGA
- a CDS encoding response regulator transcription factor, giving the protein MTTPIRTVIIDDHPLVIVGARATIDTTSDIVCVGSAGTGADALALIKETGPDVSVIDIALPDMSGLTLAEQILKQQLTAYVVVMTIYPERSYAQQALQIGVKGFIQKCSAPEHLLLAVRSVTHGGLYLDPPTAQELTRAAPSPGSRALKTAGVPGLTRREQDVLRLVALGYSNKEIGARANVSVKSIETYKARATEKLQLHTRAQIVHFALTHGWMSAV; this is encoded by the coding sequence ATGACGACGCCGATACGCACAGTCATCATCGACGACCATCCCCTCGTCATCGTCGGCGCCCGCGCGACGATCGATACGACCAGCGATATCGTCTGCGTCGGCTCGGCGGGAACAGGTGCAGACGCGCTGGCGCTGATCAAGGAAACCGGGCCGGACGTTTCGGTCATCGATATCGCCCTTCCCGATATGAGCGGCCTTACGCTCGCCGAACAAATCCTCAAGCAGCAGCTTACGGCCTATGTTGTGGTGATGACCATTTACCCGGAACGTTCCTACGCACAGCAGGCGCTTCAGATCGGCGTCAAGGGCTTCATCCAGAAATGCTCCGCGCCCGAGCACCTGCTGCTTGCCGTTCGCTCCGTCACGCATGGCGGGCTCTATCTCGACCCGCCGACCGCCCAGGAACTGACCCGCGCGGCGCCAAGTCCCGGATCGCGCGCGTTGAAGACGGCCGGCGTGCCGGGGCTGACCCGTCGCGAGCAGGACGTTCTGCGCCTCGTCGCCCTTGGGTACTCCAACAAGGAAATCGGCGCGCGCGCCAACGTGAGCGTCAAATCGATCGAAACCTACAAGGCCCGTGCGACGGAGAAGCTGCAGCTCCACACGCGGGCACAGATTGTCCATTTCGCCTTGACCCACGGCTGGATGAGCGCCGTCTAG
- the rfbF gene encoding glucose-1-phosphate cytidylyltransferase: MKVVLFAGGLGSRLAEETTRIPKPMVEIGGKPIILHVMDIYSHWGHRDFVVAGGYKCMSIKSFFHNFHLSTADFTVALGSGSMVLHPNHPLDWNVSVVDTGLSTMTGGRLLRLREWLDNEPFMVTYSDGVGNIDIEALLAFHRSHGRLATVTAVQPPARFGNLEIEGDQVVEFTEKVQKKETWINGGFFVFEPGVLDYIPSLSEPLEMSPLTNLARDGQLFAYKHHGFWHPMDTVRDRDYLNGLCESEDPPWLHFERDHLAAATAAPSTHHVRM; this comes from the coding sequence ATGAAAGTCGTTCTCTTTGCGGGAGGGCTTGGCTCGCGCCTGGCCGAGGAAACCACGCGTATTCCTAAGCCGATGGTTGAGATTGGTGGCAAACCCATCATTCTTCACGTCATGGATATTTACAGCCACTGGGGGCACCGCGACTTCGTCGTTGCCGGCGGCTATAAATGCATGTCGATCAAGAGCTTCTTCCATAACTTCCATCTGTCGACCGCGGACTTTACCGTCGCGCTCGGAAGCGGCTCGATGGTGCTGCACCCCAACCATCCGCTCGACTGGAATGTCTCTGTCGTCGACACCGGCCTGTCGACCATGACCGGCGGTCGGCTCCTGCGCCTGCGCGAATGGCTCGACAACGAGCCCTTCATGGTGACCTATTCGGACGGCGTCGGAAACATCGACATCGAGGCGCTGCTGGCGTTTCACCGCTCGCACGGGCGCCTTGCGACGGTTACCGCCGTTCAGCCTCCGGCCCGCTTCGGCAACCTCGAGATCGAAGGCGACCAGGTCGTCGAGTTCACCGAGAAGGTACAGAAGAAGGAAACCTGGATCAACGGCGGCTTCTTCGTCTTTGAACCCGGCGTGCTCGACTACATCCCGAGCCTTTCCGAACCGCTGGAAATGTCGCCGCTGACCAATCTCGCCAGGGACGGTCAACTGTTTGCCTACAAGCATCACGGCTTCTGGCATCCGATGGATACGGTCCGCGATCGCGATTACCTGAACGGCCTGTGCGAAAGCGAAGATCCGCCGTGGCTGCACTTCGAACGCGATCACCTGGCCGCCGCGACAGCCGCACCGTCCACCCATCACGTACGGATGTAG
- a CDS encoding methionyl-tRNA formyltransferase produces MRFALVGAVEGSRIALDALLAKGMLPSLVVTLPPEAADRHSDFADLTTPARAAGSAVCHTTNVNGEDTLAAIRASDPDLVLVLGWSQICRQAFRAIPRLGVIGFHPSALPRLRGRGVIPWTILLDEKTTGSSLFWIDEGTDSGPIILQRLFSVAPEETARSLYGKQVRNLAEMVPEAVELAAAGRAPRVEQDHSLATYCAKRVAEDGLVDWQRPSAEVLRLIRAVGDPYPGAFSRQDGKVVHFDAARAFADSFRYIGLAAQVQTHTADGFTVMCGDRQCIEVTAWRTADGRRPPVHSKLGA; encoded by the coding sequence ATGCGTTTTGCTCTGGTTGGTGCCGTCGAAGGATCCCGGATCGCACTCGATGCCCTGTTGGCGAAGGGGATGCTGCCCTCCCTGGTGGTTACGCTGCCGCCGGAGGCTGCGGATCGCCATTCCGATTTCGCGGACTTGACGACACCGGCGCGCGCGGCAGGCAGCGCGGTCTGCCACACGACCAATGTGAACGGCGAAGACACGCTTGCAGCCATTCGCGCCAGCGACCCGGACCTCGTCCTGGTCCTCGGCTGGTCGCAGATCTGCCGCCAGGCCTTCCGTGCCATCCCGCGGCTGGGCGTGATCGGTTTTCACCCGTCGGCGCTGCCGCGCCTGCGAGGCAGGGGTGTTATCCCCTGGACCATCCTGCTTGACGAAAAGACGACGGGTTCGTCGCTGTTCTGGATCGACGAGGGCACGGATTCCGGCCCCATCATCCTGCAGCGTCTGTTTTCCGTCGCGCCGGAGGAGACGGCGCGCAGTCTCTACGGCAAGCAAGTGCGCAATCTCGCGGAGATGGTGCCGGAGGCTGTTGAGTTGGCGGCAGCGGGCAGGGCGCCGCGTGTCGAGCAGGATCACAGCCTGGCGACCTATTGCGCAAAGCGTGTCGCCGAGGATGGCCTGGTCGATTGGCAGCGGCCGTCGGCGGAAGTGTTGCGTCTGATCAGGGCGGTCGGCGATCCCTATCCTGGCGCCTTTTCGCGTCAGGACGGAAAGGTCGTCCATTTCGATGCGGCGCGGGCCTTCGCGGACTCCTTTCGCTACATCGGCCTTGCCGCGCAAGTACAGACCCATACGGCGGATGGTTTCACAGTCATGTGCGGAGACCGGCAGTGCATCGAGGTAACCGCGTGGCGCACGGCCGACGGCCGGCGCCCGCCGGTGCACAGCAAGTTGGGAGCGTGA
- a CDS encoding DegT/DnrJ/EryC1/StrS aminotransferase family protein, giving the protein MRVNYGQSVYGQEEIDAVVAVLRSSTQMGAAVRSMQERVATLFAKRHGIMVNSGSSANHLAIEIADLPKGSEVITPALTFATTVAPIVRAGLIPAFVDVVEGTYNIEVDAIERMITRKTKAVMIPSLIGNLPDWDRIRAIADAHKLLVIEDSADTLGATIRDTSTGARSDISTTSFYGSHVITAAGNGGMVCVNDEELARKAMLYRSWGRTSSLFVESETIENRFNIDLDGFDYDAKFVFEVLGFNIEPSEMGAAFGLVQLDRLQQNIDARERNFAKQRAFFETYEDWFVLPEQLPLSRTGWLAYPMTVRADAPFTRREMQIFLEQRDIQTRPVFTGNILRQPAMSGVHSKVEPRGYPVADDVMRGGILLACHHGLTQAHLDHIHQSFRDFAQRYASSGATKRRDHQPASFF; this is encoded by the coding sequence ATGCGAGTTAATTACGGACAGTCCGTTTACGGTCAGGAAGAGATCGACGCCGTCGTGGCAGTCCTGCGCTCATCGACACAGATGGGCGCGGCCGTCAGGTCGATGCAGGAACGTGTCGCGACGCTCTTTGCGAAACGGCATGGCATCATGGTGAACTCCGGTTCGTCCGCGAACCATCTCGCCATCGAAATCGCCGACCTCCCGAAGGGGTCCGAGGTCATCACGCCCGCATTGACCTTTGCGACGACAGTCGCCCCGATCGTGCGCGCCGGTCTTATCCCGGCATTCGTCGACGTCGTCGAAGGCACCTACAATATCGAAGTCGATGCGATCGAGCGGATGATTACCAGGAAGACGAAGGCGGTGATGATCCCTTCGCTGATCGGGAATTTGCCTGACTGGGATCGCATTCGCGCCATCGCCGACGCGCACAAACTGCTGGTGATCGAAGACAGCGCCGACACGCTGGGCGCGACGATCAGGGACACCAGCACCGGCGCGCGGTCCGATATCAGCACGACCAGCTTCTACGGCTCACACGTCATCACCGCGGCGGGCAACGGCGGCATGGTCTGCGTCAACGACGAAGAACTGGCGCGCAAGGCGATGCTCTATCGCTCCTGGGGCCGCACATCCTCGCTCTTTGTCGAATCCGAGACCATCGAGAACCGGTTCAACATCGATCTCGACGGTTTCGACTACGACGCCAAGTTCGTGTTCGAGGTGCTGGGCTTCAACATCGAACCGTCCGAGATGGGAGCGGCGTTCGGGCTCGTCCAACTCGACCGGTTGCAGCAGAACATAGACGCACGCGAGCGCAACTTCGCCAAGCAGCGCGCCTTCTTCGAGACCTACGAGGACTGGTTCGTCTTGCCGGAACAATTGCCGCTTTCGCGAACCGGATGGCTTGCCTACCCGATGACCGTGCGCGCCGATGCGCCGTTCACCCGCCGGGAGATGCAGATCTTTCTGGAACAGCGCGACATCCAGACCCGCCCGGTATTTACCGGAAACATCCTGCGCCAGCCGGCGATGAGCGGCGTTCATAGCAAGGTCGAGCCACGCGGTTATCCGGTCGCAGACGACGTGATGCGCGGCGGCATTCTGCTTGCCTGCCACCACGGCCTGACGCAGGCGCACCTGGACCATATCCACCAGTCCTTCCGTGATTTCGCCCAGCGGTATGCAAGCTCCGGCGCCACGAAGCGCCGGGATCATCAGCCGGCCTCGTTCTTCTGA
- a CDS encoding glycosyltransferase: MILHLITNFSASAGAETMLARLLKASSDERVMVVSLLDVSARNRDLADNPRVEYVALGAHSLPAILQGTMRLANIIRQEKPSVMLCWMYHAMVVGTVAAKLARRATPVIWNVRQSLDDVASLSRSSHVAIAAARVLSGSASGIIYNSSRAREMHRAYGYRNLNSVVIPNGFEIPAVAAGHEAPPRRIGIVARFHPQKDHATFFRAAASVLRTHPDTRFLAAGRGLAWDNPEVVRLIADAGLPSEAIDLRGEVADMEDFYRSIDILALSSRTEGFPNVVAEAMSYAKMVVATDVGDAAEVAGNAGIVVPARNPEAFADAMRKVLDLSPEEYARYAHLARDRIESEYTLHNIERRYSNFLRNF; the protein is encoded by the coding sequence ATGATTTTGCATTTGATCACCAATTTCAGCGCAAGCGCCGGAGCTGAGACGATGCTCGCGCGCCTGCTCAAGGCGTCGTCTGACGAACGCGTCATGGTCGTATCGCTACTCGATGTCTCGGCGCGAAACCGTGACCTCGCGGACAATCCGCGCGTCGAATATGTGGCGCTTGGCGCGCACTCGCTCCCGGCCATTCTGCAGGGCACGATGCGGCTTGCCAACATCATCCGCCAGGAAAAGCCAAGCGTCATGCTCTGCTGGATGTACCACGCCATGGTGGTCGGCACGGTCGCTGCCAAACTTGCGCGCCGCGCGACGCCGGTCATCTGGAATGTTCGCCAGTCGCTCGATGACGTCGCCTCGCTGTCGCGAAGCTCGCACGTGGCGATCGCCGCTGCCCGGGTGCTCTCCGGTTCGGCCTCCGGCATCATCTACAATTCGTCGCGCGCCCGCGAAATGCACCGTGCCTACGGCTACCGTAACCTGAATTCGGTTGTCATCCCGAACGGCTTCGAAATCCCGGCGGTGGCGGCCGGCCATGAGGCGCCGCCGCGGCGGATCGGCATCGTCGCACGCTTCCACCCGCAGAAGGACCACGCCACCTTCTTTCGCGCCGCCGCTTCGGTGTTGCGCACCCATCCCGACACGCGCTTTCTCGCCGCAGGCCGGGGGCTGGCCTGGGACAATCCCGAAGTCGTGCGGCTGATTGCCGATGCCGGGTTGCCAAGCGAGGCCATCGACCTCAGAGGCGAAGTCGCGGACATGGAGGATTTCTACCGCAGCATCGACATTCTCGCTTTGTCCTCCAGAACCGAGGGCTTTCCGAACGTCGTTGCCGAGGCGATGAGCTACGCGAAAATGGTGGTGGCAACGGACGTCGGAGACGCGGCAGAGGTTGCCGGCAATGCCGGGATCGTCGTGCCTGCGCGCAATCCCGAGGCCTTTGCCGACGCCATGCGCAAGGTGCTCGACCTTTCGCCGGAGGAATATGCCCGCTACGCGCATCTCGCCCGCGATCGCATCGAAAGCGAATACACGCTGCACAACATCGAACGGCGTTACTCCAATTTCCTGAGGAACTTCTAG
- the rfbG gene encoding CDP-glucose 4,6-dehydratase has protein sequence MALITSEADLAEAFRGRKILVTGHTGFKGGWLSLWLRRLGATVVGLSLPPSTPSFYLATGLGDVIDGHEGDIRSAADVARAIDGQDFDVVIHMAAQAVVRASFESPVDTYATNVVGTAIVLDAARRMKSLKGVIVVTSDKCYENREWVWGYRENDPMGGRDPYSSSKGCAELVAAAYRSSFFNDPNGPQLVSVRAGNVIGGGDWGADRLVPDLVRSVEGGSPARLRNPASIRPWQHVFEPLRGYMMLAAHLLHGRTRFAGGWNFGPDQEATVNVGTLADMVVGQWGDAPPKYIVEPQVNAPVESTILRLDSTKARTELGWKPVLRLRDTVAMTVAWYRKYREDPRTIRSFSEHQIEQYASAWKQEVEHEARPLPLRDIGDWKDAS, from the coding sequence ATGGCTTTGATCACCAGCGAGGCCGACCTTGCCGAGGCGTTCCGTGGTCGAAAGATCCTGGTCACGGGACACACCGGTTTCAAGGGAGGCTGGCTCTCGCTCTGGCTGAGGCGACTGGGTGCAACGGTGGTCGGCCTGTCGCTGCCACCGTCGACACCGTCCTTCTACCTGGCGACCGGCCTCGGCGACGTCATCGACGGCCACGAGGGCGACATCCGCTCTGCCGCCGACGTCGCGCGAGCTATCGACGGACAGGATTTCGATGTCGTCATTCACATGGCCGCGCAGGCCGTGGTGCGGGCCTCCTTCGAGAGCCCGGTCGACACCTATGCGACCAATGTCGTCGGCACCGCCATCGTGCTCGATGCGGCAAGGCGCATGAAGTCCCTGAAGGGCGTGATCGTCGTCACCAGCGACAAGTGCTACGAGAACCGCGAATGGGTCTGGGGCTATCGGGAAAACGACCCGATGGGCGGGCGCGATCCCTACAGTTCGTCGAAAGGCTGCGCCGAACTCGTCGCAGCCGCCTATCGATCCTCGTTCTTCAATGACCCCAACGGGCCGCAGCTTGTCAGCGTGCGTGCCGGCAACGTCATCGGCGGCGGCGACTGGGGCGCTGACAGGCTCGTGCCTGACCTGGTCCGCTCGGTGGAAGGCGGCAGCCCTGCGCGGCTGCGCAATCCGGCGAGCATCCGGCCATGGCAGCACGTCTTCGAGCCGCTTCGCGGTTACATGATGCTGGCGGCGCACCTGCTTCACGGCAGAACGCGCTTTGCCGGCGGCTGGAATTTCGGCCCCGACCAGGAAGCGACCGTCAATGTCGGAACGCTTGCCGACATGGTCGTCGGCCAATGGGGCGACGCGCCACCGAAATACATCGTCGAACCGCAGGTAAACGCGCCGGTGGAGTCGACCATCCTACGCCTCGACAGCACCAAGGCCCGCACGGAACTCGGCTGGAAGCCGGTGCTGCGCCTGCGCGACACCGTGGCCATGACTGTCGCCTGGTACCGCAAGTACCGGGAGGATCCGAGAACCATTCGGTCGTTCTCGGAGCATCAGATCGAGCAATACGCCAGCGCCTGGAAACAGGAAGTCGAACACGAAGCAAGACCATTGCCATTGCGCGACATCGGAGATTGGAAAGATGCGAGTTAA
- a CDS encoding glycosyltransferase family 39 protein → MRPHRSRCQPVFYTSSIFVRSFYMTYPASVSSERPGSVEGKSVGIFYQVAAALFFLFVFYFLLLRIMNFEMRRDEQLYVPPARLLNDHALYADFFYNHPPASAWYFYAISKLTGSSDLLLSGRLGVFLAWILLTVAVGGVVYVLTRSAWATACVGILSLVNELFLTQTGVGATNNFLPWPFAFLGLSLFLLALRNEQRRSLMVALAGFLLALAVCFKLSAIAFIPAVAVAAFLLPRSLALKDRIVKVAAPLLIGGLVGGAPILFYLVRDPQLFLAHVVRYHTGPHPQYWRLMSGDGEGGAMSLAQKLVMAQDIWLAPAVAVALAALIAIAFIAFSRRTDNAAAEPRLRMGEVLVLAGVLFCSFVLSFVPTPGFPQYFAPPLVCLPLAFGLLLEALGPRALPMVRPILMSAVLVVLAVNAPRLGQYLGKATHPQQWTTMRVHEGGVTIAERMQAAGVTGKVATLAPIYPLEGGLDVYAELATGPFAYRTADMTSPDLAKYYKMTSPSTIEALFEKDPPAAFLLGFEDELEKPMRAFAESHGYVQSASLGFKDRYGIPTLYLKPATSPGS, encoded by the coding sequence GTGCGACCGCATCGTTCCCGTTGCCAGCCCGTATTTTATACTTCGTCTATTTTTGTTCGGAGTTTTTACATGACCTATCCAGCAAGTGTTTCTTCGGAAAGACCGGGCTCCGTTGAAGGAAAGTCAGTCGGGATTTTCTATCAAGTTGCCGCAGCCCTGTTCTTCCTGTTCGTTTTTTATTTCTTGCTTCTTCGGATCATGAATTTCGAGATGCGGCGAGACGAGCAGCTGTACGTCCCGCCGGCCAGGCTCTTGAACGACCATGCGCTATACGCCGATTTCTTCTACAATCATCCGCCCGCCTCCGCCTGGTACTTCTACGCCATCAGCAAGTTGACGGGGTCGAGCGACCTGCTTCTAAGCGGTCGCCTCGGTGTCTTTCTTGCCTGGATCCTCCTGACTGTTGCTGTCGGCGGCGTGGTGTATGTGTTGACGCGCTCGGCCTGGGCAACGGCCTGCGTCGGCATCCTGTCGCTGGTGAACGAGTTGTTCCTGACACAGACGGGTGTTGGCGCCACCAACAATTTCTTGCCGTGGCCGTTCGCCTTTCTCGGCCTCAGTCTCTTTCTTCTGGCCCTGCGTAATGAACAGCGTCGTTCGTTGATGGTGGCGCTCGCCGGATTTCTGTTGGCCTTGGCCGTGTGCTTCAAGTTGAGCGCCATCGCCTTCATCCCGGCCGTCGCCGTGGCCGCATTCCTTCTGCCGCGCTCGCTGGCGCTGAAGGATCGTATCGTAAAGGTCGCGGCGCCGCTGCTCATCGGTGGACTTGTCGGCGGGGCGCCAATCCTTTTCTACCTCGTCAGGGATCCCCAACTCTTTCTGGCGCACGTGGTGCGCTACCATACCGGTCCGCATCCGCAATACTGGCGGCTGATGAGCGGCGACGGGGAGGGCGGGGCGATGTCGCTCGCCCAGAAACTGGTCATGGCGCAGGACATATGGCTTGCACCGGCCGTGGCCGTTGCGCTTGCCGCACTCATCGCCATCGCGTTCATCGCCTTTTCCCGGCGCACGGACAATGCAGCAGCCGAACCAAGGCTGCGGATGGGGGAGGTGCTGGTCCTTGCCGGCGTGCTCTTCTGCAGCTTCGTGCTGAGCTTCGTTCCGACGCCCGGGTTCCCGCAGTATTTTGCGCCGCCGCTTGTCTGCCTTCCTTTGGCGTTCGGGCTTTTGCTCGAGGCACTTGGCCCGCGCGCGCTCCCCATGGTGCGGCCGATCCTGATGTCGGCCGTGCTTGTCGTCCTTGCGGTCAACGCGCCGCGCCTTGGCCAATACCTCGGCAAGGCGACCCATCCGCAGCAGTGGACGACGATGCGCGTGCATGAGGGAGGTGTGACGATTGCCGAGAGGATGCAGGCTGCCGGCGTCACCGGCAAGGTTGCGACGCTCGCGCCCATCTATCCGCTGGAAGGCGGCCTCGATGTCTATGCCGAGCTGGCGACAGGGCCGTTTGCCTACCGCACCGCCGACATGACGAGCCCCGACCTGGCGAAGTACTACAAAATGACATCGCCATCGACAATCGAAGCGCTGTTCGAGAAAGACCCGCCGGCGGCGTTTCTGCTGGGCTTTGAAGACGAACTGGAAAAGCCGATGCGTGCGTTTGCGGAAAGCCACGGCTACGTGCAGTCCGCCTCACTTGGCTTCAAGGACAGATATGGGATCCCGACCCTCTATCTGAAGCCAGCGACGTCGCCCGGATCGTGA
- a CDS encoding HAD family hydrolase, protein MGEQVLVFDLDDTLYLERDFALSGFKAVDAWLANHLGAEGFAGHCEAVAARGHSGRVFDTALVAMGIAADEALVSQLVAVYRGHQPEITLAADARRYLERARVGQRAIITDGPAATQQAKVKALGLEALVDRVIFTDLWGREFWKPHARAYEAIEAWADVMPGNLVYIADNPLKDFVTPRRRGWQTVMVAREARVHRTAAPDEAHQADRRISDLDELDDALRSLAASEAVSR, encoded by the coding sequence ATGGGCGAGCAGGTGCTTGTCTTTGATCTCGACGATACGCTTTATCTGGAGCGGGATTTCGCCTTAAGCGGCTTCAAGGCCGTCGATGCTTGGTTGGCGAACCATCTGGGCGCGGAAGGCTTCGCCGGGCATTGCGAGGCAGTTGCCGCGCGCGGGCACAGCGGGCGCGTTTTCGACACGGCCCTGGTGGCGATGGGCATCGCCGCCGACGAGGCGCTGGTAAGCCAGTTGGTTGCGGTCTATCGCGGACACCAGCCCGAAATCACTCTGGCCGCCGATGCTCGTCGCTATCTGGAGCGTGCGCGCGTCGGCCAAAGGGCGATCATCACCGACGGGCCTGCGGCTACGCAACAGGCCAAGGTCAAAGCGCTGGGGCTGGAGGCCTTGGTGGACCGGGTGATCTTCACTGACCTTTGGGGGAGAGAATTCTGGAAGCCGCACGCACGGGCCTATGAGGCGATCGAGGCCTGGGCCGACGTCATGCCGGGCAATCTCGTCTACATCGCCGACAATCCGCTCAAGGATTTCGTCACGCCGCGCCGGCGCGGATGGCAAACTGTGATGGTGGCGCGCGAAGCGCGGGTCCACCGCACGGCGGCACCGGACGAGGCGCACCAGGCCGACAGGCGGATCAGCGATCTCGATGAACTGGACGACGCCTTGCGATCGCTCGCCGCGAGCGAAGCGGTCTCGCGCTGA